The DNA window TTTCAGGAGTCATTGTTGACTAGTTTTTTATGAGACAGGTAATTAGGGATTTCATGAGATACAGTCCACATTTcctcggggtgtgtgtgtgtgtgtgtgtgtgtgtgtgtgtgtgtgtgtgtgtgtttaaagaaagaaaagaataaaggtatGGGGACTCAAAGCAAATCTGCATCATTGCACACCATGAGTACAAAAGGTGGCTTCAAAGCATGCTTGGTAGGATTCGGTTACACGGGCAGTAAATGCTTTCACGCTGCCTTTCGGTGTGAGTGTCCTCTGCAAGGCCTCCAGTTCACTGGTCAGGTCAGCTTTGTGTTTGTGCATTTCCTAATTTGTTAGAACAACAGCACAAGCAGTAGAATTAGGGGAGAAGCATGCTTGACAGATTCGCCAGGAACCCGTGTTTTCTGAGGGTGCAAGCGGGCTGCAATATCAAGCATACAAATCATTGCTTTCCCCTCTTGTTGGTCATCAAACAGACCAGCTCTCACAGGATAAGGCTGTACGAGAGACATGACTACCGGGGCCTTGTGTCTGAGCTCACGGAAGACTGCTCCTGCATTCACGATCGCTTCCGCCTCAGTGAGATCTACTCTCTGCACGTGCTGGAAGGCTGCTGGGTCCTCTACGAGATGCCCAACTACCGAGGCCGGCAGTACCTGCTCAGACCTGGAGACTACAGGGGTTACCACGACTGGGGCGCCCTGGATGCCAAAGTCGGCTCTCTGAGACGGGTCATGGATTACTAAGCCTCATTTTGCTTGATACagtccacacacatgcaataaataTATAGCTTGCGTCCATGGCACAAAATGGCTCttgttgatttttaatatttaaattctatTACATGGTATCTTAAGAAACATTCCCAAGCCTGAAAATGTTGTGAATGCTCACCTGCTTTCTTCCAGTCAGGAAACAGTGCTTATTGGAAGACCCACACCTGAGTAACCTCTGGGTctgcaggagagagaaaagatgagTACAAGCAACCATTAGAactcagaaaggagaaaatgtaaaGCCTGCCTGTGGCTACGCCACCCACAACAAGGGGTTGCTAAGGGACGGGGCAGCTGATATCTCACAAAGACATATTCAAGAAAAGATGcccaaggggctggggagatgctcagagTGagacacttgctgcacaagcttaAGGATCAAAGTTCTGACACCCAGAACATGTACAAAGccagaagtggtggtgcacatctgtaatcgcTGTGTGTCTACAGTGGgatgggagacaggcaggagaatccccagaagtggtggtgcacatctgtaatcctgatGTGTCTGTAGTAGGATGGGAGATaggcaggagaatccccagaagcagtggtgcacatctgtaatcgtTGTGTGTCCACAGTAGgatgggagacaggcaggagaatccccagaagtggtagtgcacatctgtaatcgtTGTGTGTCCACAGTAGgatgggagacaggcaggagaatccccagaagtggtggtgcacatctgtaatcgtTGTGTGTCCACAGTAGgatgggagacaggcaggagaatccccagaagtggtggtgcacatctgtaatcctgatGTGTCTACAGTAGgatgggagacaggcaggagaatccccaaaagcagtggtgcacatctgtaatcccgaCGTCTCTGCAATAGgatgggagacaggcaggagaatccccagaagtTTCCAGGCCAGATAGCCTTGCATGAGCAGCAGTGAACAAGAGACACTTTAAACAATGGGGAAGGCAAATAGCTATAACCAAAGTTgccttctgacttctgcacacaacacacaaacatgcatgtgcatgtagatacacatatacatgcacacacctcagatatatatttttaaatatttttatatttaaaatatttttaaaagtaaagatgtTCCCACActaatgaattaacagaacatttgaaagcattagaacaaaaagaagcaaactcacctaagagaactaaatggcaggaaataatcaaattgagagctgaaatcaacaaaatagaaacaaagaaaactatacaaagaatcaatgggacaaagagctggttcttggagaaaatcaacaaaatagacaaacccttatcaaaactaaccaaaaggcagagagagaatatccaaattaacaaaatcagaaatgaaaaggtggacacaagaacagacatgaaggaaatacGAAGGATCAtcagtcatattttgaaaacctgtactccacaaaattggaaaactcaacttttgttttctcttgtctttgtttttgaaacagggcttgtCTGTTTAACCCTGGGTGTCCTAAAACTCTCTCTACAGAATAgctgtataataaaataaaaataaaaagcttaataaaataaaatgacagcttacagtatggaaagaaatgtttaaaaatcattGATCTGTTAAGGCCTTagaatctagaatatataaagagctaaacaatagtaacaacaacaacaacaacaacaaaaggatccAATTAAGAAGGGAAAAGGATTGAAATACATGTTTTTTCACAAAGACATATAAATTACcagcaaacaaatagaaaaaaatctcaataccattagagattaaaaaaattaaacccaaGGCAAGATGCCACT is part of the Arvicola amphibius chromosome 8, mArvAmp1.2, whole genome shotgun sequence genome and encodes:
- the LOC119820998 gene encoding gamma-crystallin A; its protein translation is MGKITFYEDRGFQGRCYECSTDCPNLQTYFSRCNSIRVDSGCWMLYERPNYQGHQYFLRRGDYPDYQQWMGLSDSVCSCRSLPYTSSHRIRLYERHDYRGLVSELTEDCSCIHDRFRLSEIYSLHVLEGCWVLYEMPNYRGRQYLLRPGDYRGYHDWGALDAKVGSLRRVMDY